A single genomic interval of Musa acuminata AAA Group cultivar baxijiao chromosome BXJ3-4, Cavendish_Baxijiao_AAA, whole genome shotgun sequence harbors:
- the LOC135636588 gene encoding jasmonoyl--L-amino acid synthetase GH3.5-like isoform X1 — MLGSPLTHMASFEGIPISPVKMRVVSLEGVIDEFEALTKDASRTQRETLQKILEQNGEAEYLHKFGLGGRTDPESFKACIPLVTHCDLEPYIQRIADGDTSPVLTGKPISSISLSSGTTQGRPKFIPFNDELVRTTMQMYRTSFAFRNREYPIGNGKALQFIYGSKQAKTKGGLIATTATTNVYRSEQFKRTLKDIRSQCTSPDEVIFGSDFQQSLYCHLLCGLIYSDEVQIISSTFAHSIVHAFRTFEQVWEELCTDIREGVLSSRITLPSVREAVSKLLSPNPSLADSICSKCVRLSNWYGVIPELWPNAKYVYGIMTGSMEPYSKKLRHYAGRLPLMSADYGSSEGWIGANVNPSVPPELASFAVLPNIGYFEFIPLEKPNGQQLAKTASTIHYTESEPVGLTQVEVGKEYEIVITNFAGLYRYRLGDVVRVAGFHNSTPELQFICRRSLMLSINIDKNTEKDLQMVVQEAAKLLAAEKLEVVDFTSHVDTSTEPGHYVIFWELSSDTTEEVLRSCCDILDLSFIDAGYVGSRKTGAIGALELRVVRRGTFEKILEHYIGLGAALSQFKTPRFVGLSNSKVLQILCRNVTGCYFSTAYAI, encoded by the exons ATGCTTGGCTCTCCCCTGACTCACATGGCTTCGTTCGAAGGAA TACCGATATCGCCTGTGAAGATGAGAGTTGTCAGCCTCGAGGGCGTGATAGACGAATTCGAAGCGCTGACCAAGGACGCTAGCCGGACGCAGAGGGAGACACTCCAAAAGATTCTCGAGCAAAATGGTGAAGCAGAGTACTTGCACAAGTTTGGCCTCGGAGGAAGAACCGACCCTGAAAGCTTCAAGGCCTGCATCCCTTTGGTCACTCATTGCGATTTGGAGCCTTACATTCAGAGGATTGCGGATGGTGATACTTCTCCCGTTCTCACGGGGAAGCCTATATCTTCGATTTCACTCAG TTCTGGTACCACACAGGGGAGGCCCAAGTTTATACCCTTCAACGATGAGCTAGTTCGGACCACCATGCAGATGTATCGGACTTCGTTTGCATTCAGAAACCG AGAATATCCCATCGGGAATGGAAAAGCTCTGCAGTTCATCTACGGCAGCAAGCAGGCAAAAACTAAAGGGGGCCTTATTGCGACGACTGCTACGACCAATGTGTACAGGAGCGAACAGTTCAAGCGCACGTTGAAGGATATCCGTTCTCAGTGCACCAGTCCTGACGAAGTTATATTTGGTTCGGACTTCCAGCAGTCCTTGTATTGCCACCTCCTGTGTGGGCTGATTTACTCGGATGAGGTGCAGATCATCTCTTCCACCTTTGCTCACAGCATAGTCCATGCTTTTCGAACTTTCGAGCAGGTGTGGGAGGAGCTGTGCACCGATATCAGAGAAGGGGTCCTCTCGAGCAGAATCACCCTGCCATCCGTACGTGAGGCCGTGTCCAAGCTTTTGAGCCCCAATCCGAGCTTGGCGGACTCTATATGCAGCAAGTGCGTGAGATTAAGCAACTGGTATGGTGTGATCCCGGAGCTTTGGCCCAACGCCAAGTATGTTTATGGCATTATGACCGGATCCATGGAGCCATACTCGAAGAAGTTAAGGCATTATGCAGGACGCCTACCCCTCATGAGTGCCGACTATGGGTCTTCGGAAGGATGGATCGGCGCTAATGTCAACCCGAGTGTTCCTCCTGAATTGGCTTCCTTTGCTGTGCTCCCCAACATTGGCTATTTTGAGTTCATCCCTCTGGAGAAACCCAATGGGCAACAGCTGGCGAAAACTGCCTCCACCATTCACTATACAGAATCTGAGCCGGTCGGCCTGACCCAAGTTGAAGTCGGCAAAGAGTACGAAATCGTCATCACCAATTTTGCAG GTCTGTATCGGTACAGGTTGGGAGACGTGGTAAGGGTAGCCGGCTTCCACAACTCCACCCCGGAGCTTCAGTTCATATGCAGGCGAAGCCTGATGCTGAGCATCAACATCGATAAGAACACCGAGAAAGACCTGCAGATGGTTGTCCAGGAAGCAGCCAAGCTCCTGGCCGCGGAAAAGCTCGAGGTTGTGGATTTCACCAGCCATGTCGACACCTCAACGGAGCCCGGACACTATGTGATCTTTTGGGAACTAAGCTCTGACACAACCGAGGAAGTTCTCCGTAGCTGCTGCGATATCTTAGACCTGTCCTTCATCGACGCCGGCTACGTCGGATCTAGAAAGACAGGTGCCATTGGAGCTCTGGAGCTTCGGGTGGTACGCAGGGGGACGTTCGAGAAGATATTGGAGCACTACATTGGACTTGGAGCGGCGCTGAGTCAGTTCAAGACGCCACGCTTTGTTGGCCTGTCAAACAGCAAGGTGCTGCAGATCTTGTGTAGGAACGTCACAGGATGTTACTTTAGCACCGCCTATGCCATCTGA
- the LOC103981529 gene encoding uncharacterized protein LOC103981529, whose amino-acid sequence MPHRAFLLVAALSLTDLLWWNPCLPPSCSPPPCVPSRMGSLEAAGGTPPKRSSLLRPYPSPSACRSSLHRLSRFLLSEKVGYLQWVFTVAAFLFVVALFQAFLPGSTVEAPGGGSGAGGRELGEIGDLDFGEGIRFVPVKLLERWEREDREANSSVSAFGERPLRRFGLRNPLLALVVPDLIADAMQLQMVSIAVVLKETGYDIQVFSFEDGPVHTVWQAIGISVNILLKTQETTIDWLNYNGILMNSLESRPLISRLLQEPFKNVPVIWTIHEMALHLSSSEYAANGQDQLLTDWKQIFSRATVVVFPTYLMPMMYSAFDTGNFLVIPGSPSEAWEAINSATQKIHNSEENMGRSPEELLIAIVSSQFLYSGKLIEHAIILEALMPLHQQFLHVNTFYSSLKIGILGANFNGAQRTALEAIARNVGFPSSIVENIVVAGDMNNFINIADIVIYGSFLEEQSFPSVLMQAMSLGKLIIAPDLDMISKYVVNEVNAYLFSKEKVGMLRKILLEVVSNGKLSLSARQVAAVGKRHARNLMASETIQGYVSLLEKVLKFPSEIALPKPVKEIPLRLSEEWQWDLFLNIRNMNNLNRSFISYRMLNKLKEQLDHSSSANTSANFDNALSSVAWEEEKIIEMVNAKKRIEEEELRDRSDQPHGTWDEVYRSAKRADRERNELHERDDRELERTGQPLCIYEPYFGEGAWPFLHQTSLYRGIGLSSKGRRPGADDVDASSRLPLLSNSYYRDALGECGAFFALANRIDRVHKNAWIGFQSWRASARKVSLSKEAEAKLLEAIQTQRHGDALYFWIRLDTDPRNPRQLEFWDFCDAINAGNCRFAVVEILRRMYGVQDDWDSLPQMPNDGDFWSVMHSWVLPTRSFLEFAMFSRMFVDALDAMVYDEQHTSGYCLLSISKDRQCYSRLLELLVNVWAYHSARRIVYVNPESGAMQEQHRLKKRRGQMWIGWFSYTTLKGIDEDLAEEADSDHPDRRWLWPSTGEIVWQGVYERERNMRQQQKERRKQHSRDKIQRIKKRARQKTLAKYIKPPPDEADHLNTTTVR is encoded by the exons ATGCCGCACCGTGCCTTTCTTCTCGTCGCCGCTCTCAGTCTCACTGACCTGCTTTGGTGGAATCCCTGCCTTCCTCCATCGTGCTCTCCTCCGCCATGCGTCCCCAGTAGAATGGGTTCCCTCGAGGCGGCCGGAGGAACTCCGCCGAAGCGGAGCTCCCTCCTCCGCCCCTACCCTTCCCCCTCCGCCTGCCGCTCCTCCCTCCACCGCCTCTCTCGCTTCCTCCTCTCCGAGAAGGTCGGCTACCTCCAGTGGGTCTTCACCGTCGCCGCCTTCCTCTTCGTCGTCGCTCTCTTCCAGGCCTTCCTCCCGGGATCCACCGTCGAGGCGCCTGGCGGTGGGAGCGGCGCCGGCGGCCGGGAACTGGGCGAGATCGGGGATCTGGACTTTGGCGAGGGGATCCGGTTCGTGCCCGTCAAGCTGCTGGAGAGGTGGGAGAGGGAGGACCGGGAGGCGAATTCGTCGGTCTCGGCTTTCGGCGAGAGGCCGCTGCGGCGGTTCGGGCTTCGGAACCCGCTGCTTGCTCTG GTGGTTCCGGATCTGATCGCGGATGCCATGCAGCTGCAGATGGTTAGCATCGCAGTCGTCCTCAAAGAGACCGGTTATGATATACAG GTTTTCTCATTTGAAGATGGTCCTGTTCATACTGTTTGGCAAGCTATAGGGATCTCTGTTAACATCCTGCTTAAAACACAAGAAACCACCATCGATTGGTTGAA CTACAATGGCATTCTTATGAATTCTCTGGAGTCTAGACCTCTGATTTCACG TCTTTTGCAGGAGCCATTTAAAAATGTACCTGTCATCTGGACCATCCACGAAATGGCCCTGCACCTTTCTTCAAGTGAATATGCTGCAAATGGTCAGGATCAGCTTTTGACTGACTGGAAGCAAATTTTTAGCAGAGCTACTGTTGTAGTGTTTCCGACATATTTGATGCCG ATGATGTATTCGGCATTCGATACTGGCAACTTTCTGGTTATTCCTGGTTCTCCTTCTGAAGCATGGGAGGCAATTAACTCAGCCACACAGAAAATCCATAATTCCGAAGAAAATATGGGTCGTTCACCAGAGGAACTTCTAATTGCTATTGTCAGCAGTCAGTTCCTGTATAGTGGTAAGTTGATAGAGCATGCCATAATCCTGGAAGCGTTAATGCCACTGCACCAACAGTTTCTGCATGTGAATACTTTTTATTCTTCTCTGAAAATTGGCATTTTGGGTGCAAATTTTAATGGTGCACAGAGGACTGCTTTGGAG GCAATCGCTCGAAATGTTGGCTTTCCAAGCAGCATTGTGGAGAATATTGTTGTTGCTGGAGACATGAACAACTTTATTAACATAGCAGATATTGTAATATATGGATCATTTCTTGAGGAACAATCCTTTCCCAGTGTTCTTATGCAAGCTATGAGTCTGGGAAAGCTGATTATTGCTCCAGACCTAGACATGATCAGCAAATAT GTGGTCAATGAGGTAAATGCATACCTTTTCTCTAAAGAGAAAGTTGGCATGCTGAGAAAGATTTTGCTTGAAGTAGTTTCAAATGGAAAATTGTCTCTATCTGCTCGGCAAGTTGCAGCAGTTGGTAAAAGGCATGCCAGAAACCTAATGGCATCTGAAACAATTCAAGGCTATGTTTCATTGTTAGAAAAGGTTCTCAAATTTCCATCAGAAATTGCacttcctaagcctgtcaaagagATCCCTTTGAGACTAAGTGAGGAATGGCAGTGGGATCTTTTTTTGAATATAAGAAACATGAACAATCTAAATAGAAGCTTTATAAGTTATAGAATGTTAAACAAACTCAAGGAGCAGTTAGATCACAGCAGTTCTGCTAATACTTCTGCAAATTTTGACAACGCCTTGTCCTCGGTAGCCTGGGAAGAAGAGAAAATCATTGAGATGGTGAATGCTAAGAaacgaatagaagaagaagag TTAAGGGATAGGAGTGATCAGCCTCATGGAACATGGGACGAGGTATATAGGAGTGCTAAAAGAGCTGACAGAGAAAGAAATGAGTTGCATGAGAGAGATGACAGGGAGCTTGAGCGGACAGGTCAGCCCTTGTGCATATATGAACCTTATTTTGGTGAAGGGGCTTGGCCTTTTCTGCACCAAACCTCACTCTATCGTGGAATTGGCTTA TCATCCAAAGGACGAAGGCCTGGAGCTGATGATGTAGATGCTTCTTCTCGTCTTCCACTTCTCAGTAATTCATATTACCGAGATGCACTTGGTGAATGTGGAGCATTTTTTGCTTTGGCTAACCGGATTGATCGTGTACATAAGAATGCTTGGATTGGTTTTCAATCGTGGAGAGCTTCAGCTAGAAAG GTCAGTTTATCTAAAGAAGCTGAGGCCAAACTCTTGGAGGCCATTCAGacacaaaggcatggagatgctctTTACTTCTGGATTCGGCTGGACACAGATCCAAGAAACCCTCGGCAACTAGAATTTTGGGATTTTTGTGATGCCATAAATGCTGGAAACTGCAG GTTTGCTGTTGTTGAGATCCTCCGAAGAATGTATGGTGTACAAGATGATTGGGATTCATTACCTCAGATGCCAAATGATGGGGATTTCTGGTCTGTGATGCACAGCTGGGTTTTGCCCACGAGGTCCTTCCTTGAGTTTGCCATGTTCTCAAG AATGTTTGTAGATGCCTTGGATGCAATGGTGTATGATGAACAGCACACAAGCGGGTATTGTCTTTTGAGCATATCAAAG GACAGACAATGCTATTCCCGTCTGCTGGAGCTTCTTGTCAATGTGTGGGCATACCATAGTGCACGACGGATAGTCTATGTCAACCCAGAGTCCGGGGCTATGCAGGAGCAGCACAGGCTGAAGAAAAGGAGAGGTCAGATGTGGATCGGCTGGTTCTCTTACACCACACTGAAAGGTATAGATGAGGATCTGGCAGAGGAAGCTGATTCAGACCACCCTGATCGGAGATGGCTCTGGCCCTCCACTGGTGAGATCGTTTGGCAGGGCGTATATGAGCGGGAGCGCAACATGCGGCAACagcagaaagaaagaagaaaacaacATAGCAGAGACAAGATCCAGAGAATAAAGAAGCGGGCACGTCAAAAGACGCTTGCCAAGTACATAAAACCACCACCTGACGAAGCTGACCATTTGAACACTACAACAGTCCGGTGA
- the LOC103981533 gene encoding probable WRKY transcription factor 41, which yields MENSTGCKHRSLLLAELARAQHLALQLVAHRDQHSPIESFKSLASNIVSSIDKLIHIAGSSTSEAKQQLAFPNTVPEDPLRSANKDASAGNFDSVFHRNCNNLSKNRKTLPKKKIQVTVGSGGVAAALDDGYSWRKYGNKNILGSKHSRSYYRCRDRNTKSCFATKQVQRSDEDPQGFDVIYQGTHTCCRGLPVPTTASISGQERRQNQPDRRLQNDQRVQQPNKDLLMDFQTGMDLDTHESSLSFWLGSVTAKATLPESINGYSSQPSKPDNCCFGRSPSASELIDISGSPNQLCHSEAGLEPLASDSYVSDSLTPPNSAVDADIRLLEFDTQFGEFSVSCSNLFYTM from the exons ATGGAGAATAGCACGGGATGCAAGCACCGAAgcctgttacttgctgagcttgcTCGAGCGCAACATCTAGCGTTGCAACTGGTGGCTCATCGCGATCAGCATTCTCCTATTGAATCCTTTAAGTCTCTCGCATCCAACATAGTGTCATCCATAGATAAGTTAATCCACATCGCTGGGTCGAGCACCTCGGAAGCTAAGCAGCAGCTTGCCTTTCCCAACACCGTCCCCGAAGACCCTCTGCGGTCCGCCAACAAGGACGCGTCGGCTGGCAATTTCGATTCGGTGTTCCATCGTAACTGCAACAACTTGTCCAAGAATAG GAAGACGCTGCCCAAGAAGAAGATCCAGGTGACGGTTGGTTCAGGAGGAGTTGCAGCTGCACTTGATGATGGCTATAGCTGGAGAAAATACGGGAACAAAAATATCCTGGGATCCAAACATTCAAG AAGTTACTACAGGTGTAGGGATCGTAACACCAAGTCTTGCTTCGCGACAAAACAAGTGCAACGATCGGATGAGGATCCACAAGGCTTCGACGTCATCTATCAGGGAACCCACACGTGCTGTCGAGGCCTCCCGGTGCCAACGACAGCGAGCATATCGGGACAAGAGCGACGACAAAACCAGCCCGATCGTCGGCTACAGAATGATCAGCGCGTGCAGCAGCCGAACAAAGACCTGCTTATGGACTTCCAAACCGGCATGGACTTGGATACTCATGAGAGCTCCCTTTCCTTCTGGTTGGGATCCGTGACGGCGAAAGCCACGTTGCCTGAGAGCATCAATGGTTATTCGTCGCAGCCGTCCAAACCGGACAACTGCTGCTTTGGTAGATCCCCGTCCGCCTCCGAGCTGATTGACATCTCTGGATCACCTAACCAGTTGTGTCACTCCGAGGCCGGACTCGAACCTCTCGCTTCGGATTCCTACGTTTCTGATTCGTTGACGCCACCCAACTCGGCGGTGGATGCAGATATCAGGTTGCTGGAGTTCGACACACAATTCGGAGAATTCTCAGTTTCATGCTCCAACTTATTTTACACCATGTAA
- the LOC103981530 gene encoding S-type anion channel SLAH2: MENRDHHRVQVSAKRVAPEELPPFSDQVASTAATGFGAVECGDGMASQPQAASVLVPRGVVTFGEESESGNVHGSAISLGKSAVLATPEDQLRHRSYSLLFSLPVSPSGLHIEQVRKVMLGDKGEQGDDVKLSQPDSASINSQQAKQSKFQSQSLQIVVSDVKTSTDSLESNQRAIRSDNQRDKTYDSFKTWSGRLERQLSNLRGRPQEPDLEANDSRTNEAAIPAIDRYFDALEGPELDTLRASEVSVLPEDKMWPFLLRFPISSFGMCLGISSQAILWKTLATSPSMSFLHVSPTVNLVLWSISLALMGTVSFIYSCKLIFYFEAVRREYYHPVRVNFFFAPWIACLFLALGVPPSVAVYLRAGLWYVLMAPILFLELKIYGQWMSGGQRRLSKVANPSNHLSIVGNFVGALLGASMGLKEGPIFFFAVGLAHYIVLFVTLYQRLPTNETLPKELHPVFFLFVAAPSVACMAWARIRGDFEHGSKIGYFIALFLYVSLAVRINFFRGFRFSLAWWAYTFPMTGASIATIKYSMKVTNVLTQSLSVGLSAISTFTVTALLVTTIIHAFVLRDLFPNDISIAITQKKPKFNKILAHLRSLSSEIKDAEASLSKGAC; encoded by the exons ATGGAGAACAGAGATCACCACCGGGTCCAGGTTTCGGCAAAGCGTGTGGCTCCCGAGGAGCTTCCACCTTTTTCGGACCAGGTTGCATCCACAGCAGCGACTGGATTTGGTGCTGTGGAGTGTGGCGATGGCATGGCTTCTCAACCTCAGGCGGCTTCCGTCCTCGTCCCTCGAGGAGTTGTAACATTCGGCGAA GAGTCCGAATCTGGTAACGTTCATGGCTCCGCAATTTCTCTTGGCAAGTCTGCAGTGCTTGCAACACCGGAAGATCAATTAAGACATCGGTCGTACTCTCTTTTATTTAGCCTGCCAGTCTCTCCTTCGGGGCTTCACATCGAACAGGTCAGAAAGGTCATGCTCGGTGACAAAGGTGAACAGGGCGATGATGTGAAGCTGAGCCAACCTGACTCTGCTTCCATCAACTCGCAACAAGCAAAGCAGTCCAAGTTCCAATCTCAGAGTCTACAAATTGTAGTTTCAGACGTAAAGACGAGCACAGATTCACTTGAGAGTAATCAGAGGGCGATCAGGAGCGACAACCAGAGGGATAAAACCTATGATTCCTTCAAGACATGGTCTGGAAGGCTCGAAAGGCAATTGTCGAACCTGCGAGGAAGGCCACAAGAACCAGATCTGGAGGCAAATGATTCACGTACTAATGAAGCAGCCATTCCTGCGATCGACCGCTACTTTGATGCCTTGGAAGGACCCGAACTAGACACTCTAAgg GCATCAGAGGTTTCGGTTCTTCCCGAAGACAAGATGTGGCCTTTCCTTCTTCGTTTCCCCATATCTTCTTTCGGTATGTGCCTTGGCATCAGTAGCCAAGCCATCTTATGGAAGACGTTGGCCACATCTCCGTCCATGAGCTTCCTGCATGTAAGCCCGACTGTGAACCTCGTTCTCTGGAGCATCTCGCTTGCATTGATGGGAACTGTATCCTTCATTTACTCGTGCAAACTCATCTTCTACTTTGAAGCGGTGCGACGCGAGTACTACCACCCCGTCCGCGTCAACTTCTTCTTCGCTCCATGGATCGCCTGCCTCTTCTTAGCACTCGGTGTGCCGCCATCGGTTGCGGTATACCTACGCGCAGGCCTCTGGTATGTGCTCATGGCCCCCATCTTGTTCCTCGAGCTCAAGATCTATGGCCAGTGGATGTCCGGAGGACAGCGCAGGCTCTCGAAGGTGGCAAATCCTTCCAACCACCTATCCATCGTCGGCAACTTCGTCGGCGCGCTGTTGGGCGCATCGATGGGGCTCAAAGAGGGTCCAATCTTCTTCTTTGCGGTCGGCTTAGCGCACTACATCGTGCTCTTCGTCACTCTCTATCAGAGACTGCCCACCAACGAAACGCTTCCCAAGGAGCTTCATCCCGTGTTCTTCTTGTTTGTGGCTGCTCCGAGTGTGGCTTGCATGGCATGGGCGAGAATTCGCGGCGACTTCGAACACGGGTCAAAGATCGGATACTTCATTGCTCTGTTCCTCTATGTTTCTCTC GCTGTGCGGATTAATTTCTTCCGAGGCTTCAG GTTCTCGCTTGCTTGGTGGGCGTACACTTTCCCGATGACCGGTGCTTCTATTGCCACCATCAAGTACTCCATGAAAGTCACCAATGTGCTAACACAGTCGCTCTCAGTTGGACTCTCCGCCATCTCCACCTTCACTGTGACAGCTCTACTCGTCACGACCATCATTCATGCCTTCGTCCTCCGTGACCTCTTCCCTAATGACATCTCCATTGCCATCACACAGAAGAAACCAAAATTCAACAAGATTCTTGCACATCTGAGATCACTTAGCTCGGAGATAAAGGACGCGGAAGCGTCTTTGTCCAAAGGTGCTTGCTGA
- the LOC135636588 gene encoding jasmonoyl--L-amino acid synthetase GH3.5-like isoform X2, whose amino-acid sequence MRVVSLEGVIDEFEALTKDASRTQRETLQKILEQNGEAEYLHKFGLGGRTDPESFKACIPLVTHCDLEPYIQRIADGDTSPVLTGKPISSISLSSGTTQGRPKFIPFNDELVRTTMQMYRTSFAFRNREYPIGNGKALQFIYGSKQAKTKGGLIATTATTNVYRSEQFKRTLKDIRSQCTSPDEVIFGSDFQQSLYCHLLCGLIYSDEVQIISSTFAHSIVHAFRTFEQVWEELCTDIREGVLSSRITLPSVREAVSKLLSPNPSLADSICSKCVRLSNWYGVIPELWPNAKYVYGIMTGSMEPYSKKLRHYAGRLPLMSADYGSSEGWIGANVNPSVPPELASFAVLPNIGYFEFIPLEKPNGQQLAKTASTIHYTESEPVGLTQVEVGKEYEIVITNFAGLYRYRLGDVVRVAGFHNSTPELQFICRRSLMLSINIDKNTEKDLQMVVQEAAKLLAAEKLEVVDFTSHVDTSTEPGHYVIFWELSSDTTEEVLRSCCDILDLSFIDAGYVGSRKTGAIGALELRVVRRGTFEKILEHYIGLGAALSQFKTPRFVGLSNSKVLQILCRNVTGCYFSTAYAI is encoded by the exons ATGAGAGTTGTCAGCCTCGAGGGCGTGATAGACGAATTCGAAGCGCTGACCAAGGACGCTAGCCGGACGCAGAGGGAGACACTCCAAAAGATTCTCGAGCAAAATGGTGAAGCAGAGTACTTGCACAAGTTTGGCCTCGGAGGAAGAACCGACCCTGAAAGCTTCAAGGCCTGCATCCCTTTGGTCACTCATTGCGATTTGGAGCCTTACATTCAGAGGATTGCGGATGGTGATACTTCTCCCGTTCTCACGGGGAAGCCTATATCTTCGATTTCACTCAG TTCTGGTACCACACAGGGGAGGCCCAAGTTTATACCCTTCAACGATGAGCTAGTTCGGACCACCATGCAGATGTATCGGACTTCGTTTGCATTCAGAAACCG AGAATATCCCATCGGGAATGGAAAAGCTCTGCAGTTCATCTACGGCAGCAAGCAGGCAAAAACTAAAGGGGGCCTTATTGCGACGACTGCTACGACCAATGTGTACAGGAGCGAACAGTTCAAGCGCACGTTGAAGGATATCCGTTCTCAGTGCACCAGTCCTGACGAAGTTATATTTGGTTCGGACTTCCAGCAGTCCTTGTATTGCCACCTCCTGTGTGGGCTGATTTACTCGGATGAGGTGCAGATCATCTCTTCCACCTTTGCTCACAGCATAGTCCATGCTTTTCGAACTTTCGAGCAGGTGTGGGAGGAGCTGTGCACCGATATCAGAGAAGGGGTCCTCTCGAGCAGAATCACCCTGCCATCCGTACGTGAGGCCGTGTCCAAGCTTTTGAGCCCCAATCCGAGCTTGGCGGACTCTATATGCAGCAAGTGCGTGAGATTAAGCAACTGGTATGGTGTGATCCCGGAGCTTTGGCCCAACGCCAAGTATGTTTATGGCATTATGACCGGATCCATGGAGCCATACTCGAAGAAGTTAAGGCATTATGCAGGACGCCTACCCCTCATGAGTGCCGACTATGGGTCTTCGGAAGGATGGATCGGCGCTAATGTCAACCCGAGTGTTCCTCCTGAATTGGCTTCCTTTGCTGTGCTCCCCAACATTGGCTATTTTGAGTTCATCCCTCTGGAGAAACCCAATGGGCAACAGCTGGCGAAAACTGCCTCCACCATTCACTATACAGAATCTGAGCCGGTCGGCCTGACCCAAGTTGAAGTCGGCAAAGAGTACGAAATCGTCATCACCAATTTTGCAG GTCTGTATCGGTACAGGTTGGGAGACGTGGTAAGGGTAGCCGGCTTCCACAACTCCACCCCGGAGCTTCAGTTCATATGCAGGCGAAGCCTGATGCTGAGCATCAACATCGATAAGAACACCGAGAAAGACCTGCAGATGGTTGTCCAGGAAGCAGCCAAGCTCCTGGCCGCGGAAAAGCTCGAGGTTGTGGATTTCACCAGCCATGTCGACACCTCAACGGAGCCCGGACACTATGTGATCTTTTGGGAACTAAGCTCTGACACAACCGAGGAAGTTCTCCGTAGCTGCTGCGATATCTTAGACCTGTCCTTCATCGACGCCGGCTACGTCGGATCTAGAAAGACAGGTGCCATTGGAGCTCTGGAGCTTCGGGTGGTACGCAGGGGGACGTTCGAGAAGATATTGGAGCACTACATTGGACTTGGAGCGGCGCTGAGTCAGTTCAAGACGCCACGCTTTGTTGGCCTGTCAAACAGCAAGGTGCTGCAGATCTTGTGTAGGAACGTCACAGGATGTTACTTTAGCACCGCCTATGCCATCTGA